The DNA sequence CGCTTCTGCGGGCGGGCCTCACGGTGTCCGCGGCGGGGGCCGCCCTCGGTGTCGGCGCGGGTGGTGCGAGTGGCGCGGAGCTCGCGCCGCCGCCCGTCGCCTCGCAGGCCGGTGGTCTGGGGAACCTGGACGTACAGGCGGCCACCGCGGCCCTGGGGCCCGCGCTCGCGCCCGCGAAGCGGCTGAAGCTCGACCCGCTGGCGGGCACGGGCGTGGATCCGCTCGACAACGCGGTGGGCACGCAGGTCGCCGACTTCCAGCCGGTCAGCACGGGGATGGCGACGGGGCCGCTGACGCAGGGCGGGGCCCTCGGTGATCTGCCCGTGACGGGGGCGGTGTCGGGGCTGTTGCCCGGGTGAACGGCGAGCGCCGGACGGCCTGGAGACAGGCCGTCCGGCGCTCGCGGGTCGCGGGGTGCTCAGTACGAGGAACCCGAGGCGCCCAGGGAGCCCGTGGGGTGCCAGACCGTCTTCGTCTCCAGGAACGCGGTGAGGCGCTCCGTGCCCGGGGACGCGGTAAAGTCCGTGTCCACAGCCTGTGGACGCAGCACGCGCTTCAGATTGTCCGCCGCCGCGATCTCCAGGTCCTTCGCGAGGTCCGCGGACGTGCCCGTGAGGTCGAGGGCGTTCACGTCCTGGTGGGCGGCGAGCGGGGCCGCGAGCTCCGCCGTCCGGCCGGAGAGGATGTTGACCACGCCGCCGGGGACGTCGGACGTGGCGAGCACCTCGCCCAGGGACAGGGCGGGCAGCGGGGCCTGCTCGGCGGCGATGACGACCGCCGTGTTGCCCGTGGCGATCACCGGGGCGAGCACGGAGACCAGGCCCAGGAAGGACGACTCCTGGGGCGCGACCACCGCGACGACACCCGTCGGCTCGGGGGTGGAGAGGTTGAAGAACGGGCCCGCGACCGGGTTCGCCCCGCCCGCGATCTGGGCGATCTTGTCGGTCCAGCCCGCGTACCAGACCCAGCGGTCGATGGCCGCGTCGACCACGGCGGCGGCCTTGGACTTCGACAGGCCCTCCGCCTCGGCGACCTCGCGCACGAACTGCTCGCGGCGGCCCTCCAGCATCTCGGCCACGCGGTAGAGGATCTGGCCGCGCAGATACGCCGCCGCGTTCGACCAGCCGCCGAACGCCTTGCGCGCGGCCACGACCGCGTCACGGGCGTCCTTGCGGGACGACTGCGGGGCGTTGGCCAGCCAG is a window from the Streptomyces spectabilis genome containing:
- a CDS encoding aldehyde dehydrogenase family protein; protein product: MSDARLSVFKTYKLYVGGKFPRSESGRVYEVTDSKGNWLANAPQSSRKDARDAVVAARKAFGGWSNAAAYLRGQILYRVAEMLEGRREQFVREVAEAEGLSKSKAAAVVDAAIDRWVWYAGWTDKIAQIAGGANPVAGPFFNLSTPEPTGVVAVVAPQESSFLGLVSVLAPVIATGNTAVVIAAEQAPLPALSLGEVLATSDVPGGVVNILSGRTAELAAPLAAHQDVNALDLTGTSADLAKDLEIAAADNLKRVLRPQAVDTDFTASPGTERLTAFLETKTVWHPTGSLGASGSSY